From Desulfovibrio aminophilus:
GGCCCCTTTTCTTGTTCGCGGTGGCGATTTCTGACAGACTGCGGCCATGAAGGCCGGAGAACGACGCGCGGACGTGACCGGGGCCATCCTGGCCGGGGGCGAGGGCAAACGCATGGGCCGGGTGAACAAGGCCCTGCTGGAGGTGGGCGGCGAGCCCATCCTGGACCGCCTGTCCCGGACCCTCGGCTGGCTCTTCGAACACGTCCTGGTGGTGGCTCGCGACGCCGAGCCCTTCGCCGGAACCGGCCTGCCCGTGGTCCCGGACCGCCATCCCCAGCGCAGCTCGCTCACCGGCATCCACGCGGCCCTGTTCCACGCCGAGACGCCGTTCGTCTTCGTCACGGCCTGCGACACGCCTTTCCTGCAACCCGCCCTGGTGCGGGCCCTGCTGGCCGAGCTGGGGCCGAACGTGGACCTGGTGGCCCCGATCCGCGAGAACGGACACTACGAGCCGCTCTGCGCCCTCTACTCCCGCGCGGCCTGCCTGGGACCGGTGGAGGACCTGCTGCGCACGAACCAGTTCCAGATCATCCGCTTCTTCCCCCGGGTGCGCGTGCGGGCCGTGCCCGTGGCCGACCTGCGCCGCGCGGACCCGGATCTGCTCTCCTTCGCCAACGCCAACACCCCGGACGACCTGGAGGCCCTGCGCCGCCTGGTCCCGGATCAAGGCCCCCGATGAACGGCCGCATCTCCCTGGAACAGGCCATCG
This genomic window contains:
- a CDS encoding molybdenum cofactor guanylyltransferase, with product MKAGERRADVTGAILAGGEGKRMGRVNKALLEVGGEPILDRLSRTLGWLFEHVLVVARDAEPFAGTGLPVVPDRHPQRSSLTGIHAALFHAETPFVFVTACDTPFLQPALVRALLAELGPNVDLVAPIRENGHYEPLCALYSRAACLGPVEDLLRTNQFQIIRFFPRVRVRAVPVADLRRADPDLLSFANANTPDDLEALRRLVPDQGPR